CTTTTCATTTCTATCAATTTTCAGGGCTATTTTTCCTTGTGAATAATAGATAGAACAATCCTACAAACATCATAATTATCCCAAATACAATAAAGCTGTTGCGGTAATCGCTGGTCTGAGCAATAAAACCTACAGCGAAATAAATTACCAAAGCTTTTGTTTCAAGAAAAAAACCTTTTACAGAGGAAATGGTGGCGCGCGTTTCTGAAGGAATTGCATGTTGCAATTTACCCTCAAAGATTGTTTGGACAATGCCGTTTGGTAATGCAAACAGAATTATGAGAAGGAGTGCTGGCACAGTGAATAAATAACCGGCGAGCAAGAGCAATAGTCCACTAAGTATAAATAGAAAATAGAACCATTCAGTTTTTAGGCTTTCGAAACGATAGGCGACAAAACTTGCGAGCCCCTCTATTCCAGTAATAAGTGCGATAAATATTCCAATGCCATATGTGGGCAAACCAGCACGATCTGCAAAAATAGAATAAAATTCCTCTAGCGCGCCACCAAAAGCGAAGGCCAGCGATGTAAAAAATAAAAGTTTGAAGACAACAGCATTTTTAAAGACATCACTTAAACCTTTTTTAAGAATAGAAAAATATTCTTTTTCGTGAGTTGATTCGGTTTTGTGCGCTTTGGGAAGAAAAACAATTATTAGTCCAGCGAGCAAAACAGCAATACTGCTTAGAATGAGAATGAAGTGATAGCCAAGTAATATAGCAGGTGATGCAAGTACAGATGCTGAAAGAATTGCGATAAATGACAATGTGCGAGTTCTGCCGTAGATTTTGGTAAACTGTTTTTCTTCCCCAAACTTTTTCAATTCGTCGTATAATAACGCTTCATATGTTCCGGAACTTAATGCGCTTTCTATGCCCCAAAGCACAAAACCGATAAGGAAGCCGATAAAATTGGGGAATAAAATCCATGTGATAAAAGCAAATGT
The window above is part of the Patescibacteria group bacterium genome. Proteins encoded here:
- a CDS encoding MFS transporter, encoding MKKFLAKIYAYTFFADFVLIYPLYAVMFSDFGMEPWQIATLLAVWSTTAFLLEVPSGVLADKYSRKNILFVGQFIRTFAFITWILFPNFIGFLIGFVLWGIESALSSGTYEALLYDELKKFGEEKQFTKIYGRTRTLSFIAILSASVLASPAILLGYHFILILSSIAVLLAGLIIVFLPKAHKTESTHEKEYFSILKKGLSDVFKNAVVFKLLFFTSLAFAFGGALEEFYSIFADRAGLPTYGIGIFIALITGIEGLASFVAYRFESLKTEWFYFLFILSGLLLLLAGYLFTVPALLLIILFALPNGIVQTIFEGKLQHAIPSETRATISSVKGFFLETKALVIYFAVGFIAQTSDYRNSFIVFGIIMMFVGLFYLLFTRKNSPEN